Proteins from a genomic interval of Symmachiella macrocystis:
- a CDS encoding ArnT family glycosyltransferase: MKQPRDTTTDHPSVTQNEGWRLPWLGDSRWLLPLLMIVALGLRLVLVNANDVISRDGLNYVGWAHMIESGNVEKIPDKYLLNPYPLLILLVARTGINHVLAGQLISAVAATLALLPLYWFCRSAFGRRVAEMAALIYTVHPTMAHVSSEVLREGLYWLFGFSAIAVFWSAVQHNSWWRFLLGGVLCMIATMTRVEGIILFVLAGMWWTAHVWPERRRLFMKLWKPALTVSLLFAAVVTTAVTVIPAEDWGKWQLVAMARDYSEKHQSAYAGLTPADGPEAWNLMSPRRSLKHLAESLPAYQNKQTRLVDLAKDHLWWVYIADLSYHVTKAFEFPTLICLFIGLYWGRSRFWRNERDWPLVLQSLLVLGILLHHLATEHVISSRYAFALIPFVLPWTCLGFFQFTDWLGVQLEQINRGALVRTATCTIVCCLAVASIGRSFHYLRDGKALERELGELVRKTSGKKTNIACTQKWRRVPFYAKSEYTKLVVPPRADLNIWLKDNIGWLRRNNVEFLLLERDYTFFAGVRNRKLAPSSELQLLFENDPRFHKMWIYRVAKPADQVANEAQPGRRKQ; this comes from the coding sequence ATGAAGCAACCACGCGACACTACCACTGATCACCCCTCAGTAACCCAAAATGAAGGTTGGCGATTACCTTGGTTGGGTGATTCGCGTTGGTTATTGCCGTTGTTGATGATCGTCGCCTTGGGGCTTCGATTGGTGTTGGTCAATGCAAACGATGTGATCAGCCGCGATGGCCTGAATTACGTCGGCTGGGCGCATATGATTGAATCGGGCAACGTCGAAAAAATTCCCGATAAATATCTGCTCAACCCCTATCCACTGTTGATCTTGCTCGTTGCGCGCACGGGAATCAATCATGTCTTGGCGGGCCAACTGATTAGCGCCGTTGCGGCGACATTGGCCTTACTGCCGTTGTATTGGTTCTGCCGGTCAGCGTTTGGGCGGCGCGTCGCGGAAATGGCGGCGCTGATCTATACGGTGCATCCCACAATGGCGCACGTGAGTAGTGAAGTTCTGCGCGAAGGTTTGTATTGGCTGTTTGGATTTTCAGCGATCGCTGTCTTTTGGTCAGCGGTGCAGCACAATAGTTGGTGGCGCTTTCTGCTGGGCGGCGTGCTGTGCATGATCGCGACGATGACCCGCGTGGAAGGCATTATTCTATTCGTGTTGGCAGGGATGTGGTGGACGGCCCATGTCTGGCCGGAGCGGCGGCGGTTGTTTATGAAACTATGGAAACCAGCGCTGACTGTGTCGTTGTTGTTCGCTGCTGTTGTCACCACAGCGGTTACGGTGATTCCGGCCGAAGATTGGGGGAAATGGCAACTGGTTGCTATGGCCCGAGATTATTCTGAAAAGCACCAATCGGCGTATGCGGGTTTGACGCCGGCCGACGGTCCGGAAGCCTGGAATTTGATGAGCCCGCGGCGGAGCTTAAAACATCTGGCGGAAAGTTTGCCCGCCTATCAGAATAAACAGACGCGGCTTGTGGACTTGGCGAAGGATCATCTCTGGTGGGTCTACATCGCCGACCTGTCCTACCATGTGACCAAGGCTTTTGAATTTCCGACGTTGATCTGTCTGTTCATTGGGTTGTATTGGGGACGGTCCCGGTTTTGGCGCAACGAACGAGATTGGCCGTTGGTGCTGCAATCGCTGCTGGTGTTGGGGATTTTGTTGCACCATTTGGCTACCGAACACGTGATCTCGTCACGTTACGCCTTTGCCTTGATTCCCTTTGTGTTACCGTGGACCTGTTTGGGATTCTTTCAATTCACCGATTGGCTGGGCGTGCAGTTGGAGCAGATCAACCGCGGGGCCTTGGTCCGCACTGCGACCTGCACGATTGTGTGCTGCTTGGCGGTAGCATCGATCGGCCGTTCGTTCCATTACCTGCGGGACGGAAAGGCATTGGAACGAGAATTGGGTGAGTTGGTTCGCAAGACGAGCGGCAAAAAAACGAACATCGCTTGCACACAGAAATGGCGCCGCGTTCCTTTTTACGCGAAGTCGGAATACACAAAGCTGGTTGTCCCTCCTCGTGCGGATCTGAATATTTGGCTCAAAGACAACATCGGTTGGCTGCGTAGGAACAACGTAGAATTCTTGTTGCTGGAGCGCGACTACACCTTTTTTGCCGGTGTCCGCAACCGGAAATTAGCGCCATCCAGCGAACTGCAACTGCTGTTTGAGAATGATCCGCGGTTTCACAAAATGTGGATCTATCGCGTGGCCAAACCAGCGGATCAAGTCGCCAACGAAGCCCAGCCCGGTCGCCGAAAGCAATAG